The following is a genomic window from Anaerolineae bacterium.
ATTTGGCCGAGTATGGCCTCCTTCTGCTAGTGGTAACCGTCGCGGCTGTCGGCGCTGTCTCTCTGATTGGGCAGGACCTAAGTGCCTACTGGAGTTACCTGGTCAGTGTGTGGCCGTTCTAGGGTCGGCCGCGCGGGGAGGCGCAGCGTTGGGATGATGCCAAGGGAGGGGCAGCAAGGGCAGAACCTGGCAGAGTTGGCGCTCGTCCTTCCCCTCCTCATCCTCCTCTTCGTTGGCATCGCAGACTTGGGGCGGGCGTTCCATGCCTTCATCGTGGTGGAGAATGCGGCCCGGGAGGCGGCGCGGTACGGGGCCTCGTACCCGGACCGACTGCACGTGGAGGACGGCACCCCCAACGCGGAAGAACGTGCTGCCAACGAGGTCCTGGGGTCCGGGCTGGCTGTCGGCACGATCGAGTACTCCCAGCCCCCCGAGAACCCACCGGCGGGGCAGGTGTACGTCTATGTGACTCGGTCCGCGGATGGTGCGACGGTGACGGCGCGAGTGGCATATGCATTCCCCCTCATCACCGGGTTCCTCGGGATTGGACCTATCACCCTCACTGGCACCGCCGATATGATGGTCCTCTCCGGTTGACCGGGCTGGCGCCCGGAGCGGAGGTGGCGAAGGTTCTTCGCTGCTTGCGCTCTGCGCGACAAGCCACCCCGGGCGTGACAGCGATGGCACATTTGATGCATACTGCTCCTAGTCTTAGAATCCTGTTAGCGCTAGCCGATGATCGGTTCGAGCGGCGAGGTGGAGGTCGCCGGGCCGGAACCACATTCTCCCC
Proteins encoded in this region:
- a CDS encoding Flp family type IVb pilin produces the protein MTAGVGCWRRALSREEGQDLAEYGLLLLVVTVAAVGAVSLIGQDLSAYWSYLVSVWPF